A single window of Rhodamnia argentea isolate NSW1041297 chromosome 5, ASM2092103v1, whole genome shotgun sequence DNA harbors:
- the LOC115747465 gene encoding B3 domain-containing transcription factor FUS3-like, whose product MADHDEDRGLTKKARDTDHNAGPVRDGSDLVSALATLGAVHRRKRTPRLRRPHVIFPTFPRTSASHVPHCPLHLLQPRAREIDPQRLTFLFQKELKNSDVSSLRRMILPKKAAETHLPTLESKEGILINMFDLDGQHTWSFKYRFWPNNNSRMYVLENTGDFVTTHGLQLGDFIMVYQDCQNHNYVIKAKKASEEDVYTDIAKTTISDLPLQDQNEMSNDIKPFEESYPAIDHDAEMSFVYDTSFSDDSPLDFLGGSMTNFARISPPESFGSVENWGFDDLC is encoded by the exons ATGGCGGATCACGATGAGGATCGTGGGCTCACGAAGAAGGCGCGCGATACCGACCACAATGCCGGGCCGGTCCGCGACGGGTCCGACCTGGTCTCGGCCTTGGCCACCCTCGGGGCGGTCCATAGGAGGAAGAGGACGCCCAGGCTCAGGCGCCCTCACGTCATCTTCCCCACCTTCCCTCGCACCTCCGCCTCGCACGTGCCGCATTGCCCCCTCCACCTCCTCCAGCCCCGCGCACGT GAAATTGATCCACAGAGACTAACGTTCCTCTTTCAAAAGGAACTCAAGAACAGTGACGTGAGCTCCCTGAGAAGAATGATACTCCCTAAG AAAGCAGCAGAGACCCACCTTCCTACGCTTGAATCCAAGGAGGGCATTCTCATCAACATGTTTGATTTGGATGGTCAGCACACATGGAGCTTCAAATACAG ATTTTGGCCTAATAACAACAGTCGGATGTATGTCCTTGAGAACACCG GGGATTTTGTTACCACACATGGGTTACAACTTGGAGACTTTATCATGGTATATCAAGACTGTCAAAATCACAACTAT GTGATTAAAGCCAAAAAAGCTTCTGAGGAAGATGTCTATACGGACATAGCCAAGACCACCATCAGCGACCTCCCTCTTCAAGACCAGAACGAGATGAGCAATGACATCAAACCCTTCGAAGAGAGCTACCCCGCCATCGATCACGATGCGGAGATGTCATTTGTCTATGACACCAGCTTCTCAGACGACTCTCCGCTCGATTTCTTGGGCGGATCCATGACCAACTTTGCTAGGATTTCCCCGCCGGAAAGCTTCGGTTCGGTCGAGAACTGGGGCTTTGATGACCTCTGTTAA
- the LOC115747517 gene encoding V-type proton ATPase subunit C, whose amino-acid sequence MASRYWVASLPVQGSMSASSLWNRVQEQISRHSFDTPLYRFIIPNLRVGTLDSLLALSDDLSKSNTFVEGVSHKIRRQIEELERVSGVESSSLTVDGVPVDSYLTRFVWDDAKYPTMSPLREIVDTIQGQVAKIEDDLKVRVAGYNNVRSQLNAINRKQSGSLAVRDLSNLVKPEDIVMSENLITLLAVVPKYSQKDWLSSYETLTSYVVPRSSKKLYEDNEYALYTVTLFRRVADNFRTSARERGFQIRDFEYNSEAQESSKQELERLIRDQESLRSSLLQWCYTSYGEVFSSWMHFCAVRVFAESILRYGLPPSFLACVLAPSVKSEKKVRSILEGLCDNTNSAYWKSEEDVGGMAGLGGDADTHPYVSFTINLA is encoded by the exons ATGGCGAGCCGATACTGGGTGGCGTCGCTTCCGGTGCAGGGCTCCATGTCCGCCTCTTCTCTGTGGAACCGCGTGCAGGAGCAGATCTCCAGGCACTCCTTCGACACCCCTCTCTACCGG TTCATTATACCCAATCTCCGCGTGGGAACCCTAGACTCTCTCCTCGCTCTCAGTGACGATCTCTCCAAG TCGAATACCTTCGTGGAAGGCGTGTCGCACAAGATCAGGCGTCAGATCGAGGAGTTGGAGAGAGTGTCGGGTGTGGAGAGCAGTTCTCTTACAGTAGATGGTGTGCCGGTTGATTCTTACCTCACAAG GTTTGTCTGGGATGATGCCAAGTACCCTACGATGTCTCCCTTGAGGGAGATTGTTGACACAATTCAGGGACAAGTCGCGAAGATTGAAGATGATCTAAAG GTTCGTGTTGCTGGGTATAACAATGTGCGGAGTCAGCTCAATGCTATCAACAGAAAGCAGAGTGGAAG CTTAGCTGTCCGTGATCTTTCAAATCTGGTCAAACCGGAGGATATTGTCATGTCAGAAAACCTGATAACTCTCCTCGCAGTAGTACCTAAATACTCGCAGAAGGATTGGTTGTCAAGCTATGAAACTTTGACAAGCTATGTG GTCCCCAGATCCTCAAAGAAGTTGTATGAGGATAACGAATACGCTCTTTACACCGTCACGCTCTTTCGCCGAGTTGCTGATAACTTTCGGACGAGTGCTCGGGAAAGAGGTTTTCAG ATTCGTGACTTCGAATACAATTCGGAGGCGCAAGAGAGCAGCAAGCAGGAGTTGGAGAGGTTGATCCGGGATCAGGAGAGTCTTAGAAGCTCTCTTTTGCAATGGTGCTATACCAGTTATGGAgag GTTTTCAGTTCATGGATGCACTTCTGTGCTGTACGCGTCTTTGCAGAGAGTATCTTGCGATACGGTTTGCCGCCATCTTTCTTG GCATGTGTTCTTGCTCCATCAgtgaaaagtgagaaaaaagTCCGTTCTATTCTTGAAGGCTTGTGCGACAATACAAACAG TGCATACTGGAAATCTGAAGAAGATGTGGGAGGGATGGCCGGGCTGGGAGGTGATGCAGATACTCATCCATATGTTTCCTTCACAATCAACCTTGCTTGA
- the LOC115747498 gene encoding mitochondrial phosphate carrier protein 3, mitochondrial-like yields MAFADGSSSRQSLIPSFLYASSSSSSSSSSSASKSLYLEKMLGSGPRSFPAPASASASASSPAADRSAFLIPAPNEPSKKIAMYSPEFYAACTAGGILSCGLTHTAVTPLDLVKCNMQIDPAKYKSISSGFGILFKEQGVRGFFRGWVPTLLGYSAQGACKFGFYEFFKKYYADIAGPEYATKYKTLIYLAGSASAEVIADVALCPFEAVKVRVQTQPGFARGLSDGLPKYIKSEGALGLYKGLVPLWGRQIPYTMMKFASFEAIVEMMYKYAIPRPKDQCSKSLQLGVSFAGGYVAGVFCAVVSHPADNLVSFLNNAKGATVGDAVKKMGMVGLFTRGLPLRIVMIGTLTGAQWGIYDAFKVFVGLPTTGGVAPAAAAASTELAKV; encoded by the exons ATGGCGTTCGCGGACGGCTCGAGCTCGCGGCAGTCGCTGATCCCCAGCTTCCTCTACgcctcctcgtcctcgtcctcgtcctcgtcctcctccgcctccaaGTCGCTCTACCTGGAGAAGATGCTCGGCTCCGGCCCCCGGTCCTTCCCCGCCCCCGCCTCCGCCTCTGCCTCCGCCTCCTCGCCGGCCGCGGATCGGAGCGCCTTCCTGATCCCGGCGCCCAACGAGCCGTCGAAGAAGATCGCGATGTACTCGCCGGAGTTCTACGCTGCCTGCACCGCCGGAGGCATCCTCAGCTGCGGCCTCACTCACACGGCCGTCACGCCCCTCGACCTCGTCAAGTGTAATATGCAG ATTGACCCTGCAAAGTACAAGAGCATTTCATCTGGCTTTGGAATTCTATTTAAAGAGCAGGGCGTCAGAGGTTTTTTCAGGGGCTGGGTACCCACTCTGCTTGGTTATAGTGCCCAAGGTGCCTGCAAGTTTGGCTTCTACGAGTTCTTCAAGAAATATTATGCCGACATTGCTGGACCTGAGTATGCAACCAAGTACAAGACATTAATCTACCTAGCGGGCTCTGCATCAGCTGAGGTCATAGCCGATGTTGCACTTTGCCCCTTCGAAGCAGTGAAGGTCAGAGTGCAAACTCAGCCAGGATTTGCAAGAGGTCTGTCAGATGGATTACCCAAGTATATAAAATCTGAAGGCGCTCTTGG GTTATACAAGGGCCTTGTTCCTCTCTGGGGTCGTCAAATACCAT ATACGATGATGAAGTTTGCATCTTTTGAGGCCATTGTTGAGATGATGTACAAATATGCCATTCCCCGACCAAAAGATCAGTGCAGTAAATCTTTGCAGCTCGGTGTCAGTTTCGCTGGTGGTTATGTGGCAGGTGTTTTCTGTGCTGTCGTGTCTCATCCTGCCGACAATCTTGTCTCTTTCCTCAACAATGCTAAGGGAGCAACCGTTGGTGAT GCTGTGAAGAAAATGGGTATGGTGGGTCTCTTCACCCGTGGTCTTCCCCTCCGTATAGTCATGATCGGTACCCTTACTGGAGCCCAATGGGGTATCTACGATGCATTCAAAGTTTTTGTGGGGCT GCCAACGACGGGTGGTGTTGCTCCGGCTGCTGCTGCAGCCTCTACTGAGCTTGCCAAGGTTTAG
- the LOC115747497 gene encoding uncharacterized protein LOC115747497 has protein sequence MADEKFCCTWVALADVTSKTHQSQWLQETLSYADKKVGAIRAIVEDDGDRSQIVQILEELKKSYCALAEGHDQLRSKFSDHQDARTSASPFNPKILLEGANDDASGVSESPKMDTLDSPPESAVTNPEVEFDNFHFEILDELADDIVQDEPPSANLNQVRPIGGEIHGEHTDMGINEEIAPAIHGSETNQEVISDPWTEHLGRGMKWNKLKLQVTKLMEENLQKQAELVKRNEEKRGIIRGLRSRLNGLKAENKALQDCLVCSKANPKGNQFQMTRLKGLVLSRIFGRSSQ, from the exons ATGGCTGATGAGAAGTTCTGCTGTACATGGGTTGCACTGGCAGATGTCACCTCCAAGACCCACCAGTCCCAGTGGCTCCAGGAAACTCTCTCCT ATGCAGACAAAAAAGTGGGTGCCATTAGAGCAATTGTGGAAGATGATGGTGATAGATCACAAATTGTTCAAATCCTTGAAGAACTGAAAAAGTCTTACTGTGCTTTAGCAGAGGGCCATGATCAGTTGAGGTCCAAGTTCAGTGACCACCAGGATGCAAGAACTTCAGCATCCCCCTTCAACCCCAAGATTCTCCTCGAAGGCGCTAACGACGATGCATCGGGAGTTTCTGAGAGCCCCAAAATGGACACTCTTGATTCCCCACCGGAGTCGGCCGTCACAAATCCCGAAGTGGAGTTCGACAACTTCCACTTCGAGATCCTGGACGAGTTGGCCGATGATATAGTCCAGGATGAACCTCCCAGTGCCAATCTGAATCAGGTAAGACCAATTGGTGGAGAAATTCATGGAGAACATACTGATATGGGCATCAATGAAGAAATCGCTCCTGCGATCCATGGTTCTGAGACTAATCAGGAAGTAATTAGTGATCCCTGGACTGAACATTTAGGGCGGGGGATGAAGTGGAATAAGCTGAAGCTCCAGGTCACCAAGCTGATGGAGGAGAACCTGCAGAAGCAAGCAGAGCTggtgaaaagaaatgaagaaaagagaggaaTCATTAGGGGCCTCAGGTCGCGGCTGAACGGCTTGAAGGCCGAGAATAAGGCGCTGCAGGACTGTCTCGTCTGCTCTAAGGCCAACCCGAAGGGCAACCAGTTTCAGATGACAAGATTGAAAGGCCTGGTCTTGAGTAGAATTTTCGGAAGAAGTTCGCAGTGA
- the LOC115747496 gene encoding uncharacterized protein LOC115747496 isoform X1: MGSSHSVQEVRDEDESQDGEDDDEEEEEDEEEDGNAVLSRNEMSNTHLVKKVLEQEPEMLPCYASASPLSPQLSTLGTPRMGPSIKVWDPYNVLAPPPPLPPPPPVFSRSFSSSTMEEDRSATEVFLISHGECEASLRPDLIGGRCAAAGLTANGKRQARALAVLLNSHCVRFCAVYSSPLDRARSMAALVCQEMNVSSEQIQLSDALTEMSQGQWEGLPVSEVYTPEILGVMERLQPDFSAPGGESLREVEFRTVHFLNGTVLSLPEKLRLDFSLHGANENHRYSHQNAYASSNFIGDRDGPSLPSPRSDVLHHRHRQGFVKKKSGKSRLQYVTTTGDHDPEDENSPQEVHPQNTLHDLSERSSLSSISSCVGIFTHPTTIKCLITGIMGCSPLMSHKICVEDSSVTVLQHSWKTGWQIKRLNDTSHLRLL; encoded by the exons ATGGGATCCTCTCACTCGGTTCAGGAAGTGAGGGACGAGGACGAGAGCCAAGAtggagaagacgacgacgaagaagaagaggaggatgaggaggaagaCGGGAATGCGGTGCTCAGTAGGAACGAAATGAGCAATACCCACCTGGTGAAGAAGGTGCTGGAGCAAGAGCCGGAGATGTTGCCGTGCTACGCGTCGGCGTCGCCGCTCTCTCCGCAGCTCTCCACCCTCGGGACGCCGCGGATGGGGCCGTCGATCAAGGTCTGGGACCCCTACAACGTCCTTGCGCCGCCCCCGCCGCTGCCCCCACCTCCACCGGTGTTCTCTCGGAGCTTCTCCTCGAGCACGATGGAGGAGGACCGGAGCGCGACGGAGGTGTTCTTGATCAGCCACGGTGAGTGCGAGGCCAGTTTGAGGCCGGATTTGATCGGTGGGCGGTGCGCCGCCGCGGGGCTGACAGCCAACGGGAAGCGGCAGGCCAGGGCCTTGGCCGTGCTGCTGAATTCGCACTGTGTCCGGTTCTGCGCGGTTTATTCTTCGCCGCTGGATCGAGCAAGGTCGATGGCAGCTTTGGTTTGCCAG GAAATGAATGTTTCCTCGGAACAGATTCAGTTGTCAGATGCGCTTACAGAGATGAGCCAAGGTCAATGGGAGGGATTGCCTGTGTCAGAAGTATATACGCCTGAAATTTTGGGTGTAATGGAGAGACTTCAGCCTGATTTTTCTGCGCCAGGTGGAGAGTCACTTAGGGAGGTGGAGTTCCGAACTGTTCACTTCTTAAATGGAACCGTGCTCAGTCTGCCTGAGAAGTTGCGCTTGGATTTCTCTCTCCACGGTGCAAATGAGAACCATCGATACTCCCACCAGAATGCATACGCTTCGTCTAATTTTATCGGTGATCGAGATGGGCCGTCCCTCCCATCACCCCGATCCGATGTGCTTCATCACAGGCACCGGCAGGGATTTGTGAAGAAAAAATCTGGTAAGAGCAGGCTTCAGTATGTCACTACTACTGGAGATCATGATCCCGAAGACGAAAATTCTCCTCAGGAAGTGCATCCCCAGAACACACTGCACGATCTAAGTGAAAGGAGCTCTCTTTCCAGTATTTCCTCTTGTGTCGGTATATTTACGCATCCAACCACGATAAAGTGTCTAATCACGGGGATTATGGGTTGCAGTCCGCTAATGTCTCATAAGATCTGCGTGGAAGATTCCTCGGTGACAGTCTTACAGCATTCCTGGAAAACAGGTTGGCAGATAAAAAGACTGAATGATACCTCGCACCTGAGGCTCCTTTAG
- the LOC115747496 gene encoding uncharacterized protein LOC115747496 isoform X2, which yields MGSSHSVQEVRDEDESQDGEDDDEEEEEDEEEDGNAVLSRNEMSNTHLVKKVLEQEPEMLPCYASASPLSPQLSTLGTPRMGPSIKVWDPYNVLAPPPPLPPPPPVFSRSFSSSTMEEDRSATEVFLISHGECEASLRPDLIGGRCAAAGLTANGKRQARALAVLLNSHCVRFCAVYSSPLDRARSMAALVCQIQLSDALTEMSQGQWEGLPVSEVYTPEILGVMERLQPDFSAPGGESLREVEFRTVHFLNGTVLSLPEKLRLDFSLHGANENHRYSHQNAYASSNFIGDRDGPSLPSPRSDVLHHRHRQGFVKKKSGKSRLQYVTTTGDHDPEDENSPQEVHPQNTLHDLSERSSLSSISSCVGIFTHPTTIKCLITGIMGCSPLMSHKICVEDSSVTVLQHSWKTGWQIKRLNDTSHLRLL from the exons ATGGGATCCTCTCACTCGGTTCAGGAAGTGAGGGACGAGGACGAGAGCCAAGAtggagaagacgacgacgaagaagaagaggaggatgaggaggaagaCGGGAATGCGGTGCTCAGTAGGAACGAAATGAGCAATACCCACCTGGTGAAGAAGGTGCTGGAGCAAGAGCCGGAGATGTTGCCGTGCTACGCGTCGGCGTCGCCGCTCTCTCCGCAGCTCTCCACCCTCGGGACGCCGCGGATGGGGCCGTCGATCAAGGTCTGGGACCCCTACAACGTCCTTGCGCCGCCCCCGCCGCTGCCCCCACCTCCACCGGTGTTCTCTCGGAGCTTCTCCTCGAGCACGATGGAGGAGGACCGGAGCGCGACGGAGGTGTTCTTGATCAGCCACGGTGAGTGCGAGGCCAGTTTGAGGCCGGATTTGATCGGTGGGCGGTGCGCCGCCGCGGGGCTGACAGCCAACGGGAAGCGGCAGGCCAGGGCCTTGGCCGTGCTGCTGAATTCGCACTGTGTCCGGTTCTGCGCGGTTTATTCTTCGCCGCTGGATCGAGCAAGGTCGATGGCAGCTTTGGTTTGCCAG ATTCAGTTGTCAGATGCGCTTACAGAGATGAGCCAAGGTCAATGGGAGGGATTGCCTGTGTCAGAAGTATATACGCCTGAAATTTTGGGTGTAATGGAGAGACTTCAGCCTGATTTTTCTGCGCCAGGTGGAGAGTCACTTAGGGAGGTGGAGTTCCGAACTGTTCACTTCTTAAATGGAACCGTGCTCAGTCTGCCTGAGAAGTTGCGCTTGGATTTCTCTCTCCACGGTGCAAATGAGAACCATCGATACTCCCACCAGAATGCATACGCTTCGTCTAATTTTATCGGTGATCGAGATGGGCCGTCCCTCCCATCACCCCGATCCGATGTGCTTCATCACAGGCACCGGCAGGGATTTGTGAAGAAAAAATCTGGTAAGAGCAGGCTTCAGTATGTCACTACTACTGGAGATCATGATCCCGAAGACGAAAATTCTCCTCAGGAAGTGCATCCCCAGAACACACTGCACGATCTAAGTGAAAGGAGCTCTCTTTCCAGTATTTCCTCTTGTGTCGGTATATTTACGCATCCAACCACGATAAAGTGTCTAATCACGGGGATTATGGGTTGCAGTCCGCTAATGTCTCATAAGATCTGCGTGGAAGATTCCTCGGTGACAGTCTTACAGCATTCCTGGAAAACAGGTTGGCAGATAAAAAGACTGAATGATACCTCGCACCTGAGGCTCCTTTAG